gcagtcaagcctctccataaccgttgatggcgctgcccaagtctccgatccgtacatcatgatggagcgaattgcggataggtagactcgcagcttgacttcgttggtgatgggggtcgaccacaggcatttcgttaaggagttaaatgcagaagtggccttagcgcaactttgctgaacatctctctcgtagctgccattgttcttcagcgtacagcctaggtaaaagaactcatcgacgagttctatcggttgtccgtccaccctgattccggttcgtggtctcgaagagatccacatctgcttgcatttatcagggcgtaggcgtagtccataggctgctgctagcttcgatacaaggttgacaacatgttgaagtttcgtagtgctttccgcgaatataacaacatcgtcggcgtactcgaggtcagtcaaggggcaccctgatggtgctaagataatgtcggcaggacactggtcgactattcctcgcataatgtcgtcgattgcgaaattgaacaggaaattTCCTGGctctgccccttgtcttactccagttaccacttcaaacgtacggtgttgtacatccggttGGTGTTCgagctgcagcagttgttcgttgattcatgtcatcaagcaagcgaacgaactttcctggtactccatcggcgcggagcgcgttgagaagacggcctcggtgaggagagtcgaacgcggcttcaaagtccagaaacgctagttgcattggtttcgaataccgctgccagatttcgatcactctcctgaccatgaacacctggtcaatcgtagacgccaggacgaaagccagcttgctcgtcgcgcgttgtt
The Necator americanus strain Aroian chromosome I, whole genome shotgun sequence genome window above contains:
- a CDS encoding hypothetical protein (NECATOR_CHRI.G1591.T1), with translation MVRRVIEIWQRYSKPMQLAFLDFEAAFDSPHRGRLLNALRADGVPGKFVRLLDDMNQRTTAAARTPTGCTTPYV
- a CDS encoding hypothetical protein (NECATOR_CHRI.G1590.T1), whose product is MRGIVDQCPADIILAPSGCPLTDLEYADDVVIFAESTTKLQHVVNLVSKLAAAYGLRLRPDKCKQMWISSRPRTGIRVDGQPIELVDEFFYLGCTLKNNGSYERDVQQSCAKATSAFNSLTKCLWSTPITNEVKLRVYLSAIRSIMMYGSETWAAPSTVMERLDCTERKLLRQLLGYFWPRVCHNEDLYADIDVVYRRMTRGRHQHLAQPSKLAKVNRLRFFGHILRRPADRLV